From Onychostoma macrolepis isolate SWU-2019 chromosome 05, ASM1243209v1, whole genome shotgun sequence, one genomic window encodes:
- the entpd2a.1 gene encoding ectonucleoside triphosphate diphosphohydrolase 2a.1, with product MVSMGNQQQCRIITATAALFLAVGGILLLVVPTEDVKEPPEFMYGIVLDAGSSHTAMFIYKWPADKQNGTGIVSQHRECHAKGGGISSYAGNKGGAASSLEECMEQAMQEIPKSRHKLTPVYLGATAGMRLLNISKPKESDEVLKEVADKLKTYPFSFKGANILSGQEEGAYGWVTVNYLLENYIKYGFVGQWLSPGRDTVGALDFGGASTQITFETKQIVENKDNLMKLRLYGRDYRIYTQSFLCYGRDQVLLRLLAHLITTQGSDRSIVHPCYPAGYSDSIKLSSVFDTPCNKRPTLYKPDDDLQIKGTGNYDQCLGNVSRLFSFNNCSYSRCSFDGVFQPNITGNFMAFSAFFYTHSFLQEVTGISITSPEHLEDATHVVCNMSFQEITNKVQGQESRLKDYCAVSAFVQVLLVHRYGFDFLSFPHISFQKKAGDTSVGWSLGYMLSLSNLLPAEDVLLRKSLRSSAWSALVVLFCFLLIVALYFLLQAICKKDTDKVI from the exons TATGGGATCGTCCTGGACGCTGGATCCTCTCATACGGCCATGTTCATCTACAAATGGCCAGCAGACAAGCAGAACGGTACCGGCATAGTCAGTCAACACCGCGAGTGTCATGCCAAGG GAGGTGGGATCTCCAGTTATGCTGGTAACAAAGGAGGAGCAGCCAGTAGTCTTGAGGAATGCATGGAACAAGCCATGCAGGAGATCCCAAAGTCAAGACACAAACTCACCCCTGTGTATCTCGGGGCCACAGCGGGCATGAGACTACTGAA TATTTCTAAACCCAAAGAGTCAGATGAGGTTTTGAAGGAAGTGGCAGACAAACTGAAGACCTACCCATTCAGCTTCAAAGGGGCCAACATATTAAGTGGACAAGAGGAGGGAGCTTATGGATGGGTCACAGTCAACTACCTGCTTGAGAATTACATCAAG TATGGTTTTGTGGGTCAGTGGCTGTCTCCAGGCAGAGACACGGTTGGTGCTCTAGACTTTGGTGGAGCTTCTACTCAGATCACCTTTGAAACTAAACAGATAGTGGAGAACAAGGACAATCTGATGAAACTGCGGCTGTACGGACGAGACTATCGGATTTACACTCAGAGCTTTCTGTGTTATGGGAGAGATCAGGTGTTACTCAGACTGCTGGCACATCTGATTACG ACTCAGGGTTCAGACCGCTCCATAGTTCACCCCTGCTATCCTGCAGGTTACAGTGACTCCATAAAGCTGAGCAGTGTGTTTGATACTCCATGCAATAAAAGACCAACTCTGTATAAACCTGATGACGACCTGCAAATCAAAGGCACAGGAAACTACGATCAATGCCTGGGAAATGTTTCTCGTCTCTTCTCTTTTAACAACTGTTCTTATTCAAGATGCTCCTTTGATGGAGTCTTCCAGCCCAACATTACTGGAAACTTTATG gcattttctgcatttttctaCACCCATTCCTTTCTTCAGGAAGTAACCGGCATCAGCATCACGTCCCCAGAACATTTAGAGGATGCTACCCATGTTGTCTGCAACATGAGCTTTCAGGAG ATAACAAATAAGGTTCAGGGTCAGGAAAGCCGTTTGAAGGACTACTGCGCAGTCTCTGCCTTTGTGCAGGTGCTCCTGGTCCATAGatatggctttgattttctcTCCTTCCCGCACATCTCCTTCCAGAAGAAG GCGGGGGACACATCTGTCGGCTGGTCCCTTGGCTACATGCTAAGCCTAAGCAACCTGCTGCCTGCTGAAGATGTTTTACTGAGGAAATCACTGCGCTCAAGCGCCTGGAGTGCTCTGGTTGTCCTCTTTTGCTTCCTTCTTATTGTGgctctttattttttgttgcaaGCCATCTGTAAGAAAGACACTGATAAAGTCATTTAA
- the entpd2a.2 gene encoding ectonucleoside triphosphate diphosphohydrolase 2 isoform X1 codes for MQLQICTAIAVLFISFIGILLLVINTEDIKEPAQLMYGIVMDAGSSHTSVFIYKWPADKQNGTGIVSQHSECHVKGGGISSYAGNRGGAAHGLEECMEKAMQEIPKSRHKLTPVYLGATAGMRLLNISKPKESDEVLKEVADKLKTYPFSFKGANILSGQEEGAYGWVTVNYLLEKFITYGFVGQWLSPGKDTVGALDLGGASTQITFETKQIVENKDNLMKLRLYGRDYQIYTQSFLCYGRDQVLLRLLALLMKTQGSDRSIVHPCYPAGYSDSIKLSSVFDTPCNKRPTLYKPDDDLQIKGTGNYDQCLGNVSRLFSFNNCSYSRCPFDGVFQPNITGNFMAFSAFFYTHSFLQKAAGITVTSPADLEDAIRVVCNMSFQEMQNKFPDEGNHLRDYCADSILLQVLLINGYGFSDLSFPHISFREKAEDTSVGWSLGYMLSLSNLLPAENVLVKKTLRPDAWRAAVFLFSVLLIASIFFLLRTYQKNATKLCC; via the exons ATGCAATTGCAAATATGTACCGCAATTGCAGTTCTGTTTATTTCGTTTATAGGCATTCTTTTGCTCGTCATCAACACTGAAGACATCAAAGAACCAGCACAGCTCATG TATGGAATAGTCATGGACGCTGGATCCTCTCATACTTCTGTGTTCATCTACAAATGGCCAGCAGACAAGCAGAACGGTACTGGCATAGTCAGTCAACACAGCGAGTGTCATGTGAAGG GAGGTGGGATCTCCAGTTATGCTGGTAACAGAGGAGGAGCAGCCCATGGTCTTGAGGAATGCATGGAAAAAGCCATGCAGGAGATCCCAAAGTCAAGACACAAACTCACCCCTGTGTATCTTGGGGCCACAGCAGGCATGAGACTACTGAA TATTTCTAAACCCAAAGAGTCAGATGAGGTTTTGAAGGAAGTGGCAGACAAACTGAAGACCTACCCATTCAGCTTCAAAGGGGCCAACATATTAAGTGGACAAGAGGAGGGAGCTTATGGATGGGTCACAGTCAACTACCTGCTTGAGAAATTTATTACG TATGGTTTTGTGGGTCAGTGGCTGTCTCCAGGCAAGGACACGGTTGGTGCTCTAGACTTGGGTGGAGCTTCTACTCAGATCACCTTTGAAACTAAACAGATAGTGGAGAACAAGGACAATCTGATGAAACTGAGGCTGTACGGACGAGACTATCAGATTTATACTCAGAGCTTTCTGTGTTATGGGAGAGATCAGGTGTTACTCAGACTGCTGGCACTTCTGATGAAG ACTCAGGGTTCAGACCGCTCCATAGTTCACCCCTGCTATCCTGCAGGTTACAGTGACTCCATAAAGCTGAGCAGTGTGTTTGATACTCCATGCAATAAAAGACCAACTCTGTATAAACCTGATGACGACCTGCAAATCAAAGGCACAGGAAACTACGATCAATGCCTGGGAAATGTTTCTCGTCTCTTCTCTTTTAACAACTGTTCTTATTCAAGATGCCCCTTTGATGGAGTCTTCCAGCCCAACATTACTGGAAACTTTATG GCGTTTTCTGCTTTTTTCTACACTCATTCGTTCCTCCAGAAAGCTGCAGGCATCACCGTCACGTCTCCAGCAGATTTAGAGGACGCCATCCGTGTTGTCTGCAACATGAGCTTTCAGGAG atGCAGAATAAGTTTCCTGATGAGGGAAACCATTTGAGGGATTACTGTGCAGATTCCATCCTTCTGCAGGTGCTCCTGATCAATGGATATGGCTTCAGTGATCTCTCCTTCCCACACATCTCCTTTCGGGAGAAA GCTGAAGACACTTCTGTCGGCTGGTCCCTTGGCTACATGCTAAGTTTAAGCAACTTGCTGcctgctgaaaatgtgcttgTGAAAAAAACACTGCGCCCAGATGCCTGGCGTGCTGCCGTCTTCCTCTTCTCAGTCCTTCTTATTGCGTCTATATTTTTCCTGCTGCGAACCTACCAAAAGAATGCCACTAAATTATGTTGTTGA
- the entpd2a.2 gene encoding ectonucleoside triphosphate diphosphohydrolase 2 isoform X2, whose amino-acid sequence MYGIVMDAGSSHTSVFIYKWPADKQNGTGIVSQHSECHVKGGGISSYAGNRGGAAHGLEECMEKAMQEIPKSRHKLTPVYLGATAGMRLLNISKPKESDEVLKEVADKLKTYPFSFKGANILSGQEEGAYGWVTVNYLLEKFITYGFVGQWLSPGKDTVGALDLGGASTQITFETKQIVENKDNLMKLRLYGRDYQIYTQSFLCYGRDQVLLRLLALLMKTQGSDRSIVHPCYPAGYSDSIKLSSVFDTPCNKRPTLYKPDDDLQIKGTGNYDQCLGNVSRLFSFNNCSYSRCPFDGVFQPNITGNFMAFSAFFYTHSFLQKAAGITVTSPADLEDAIRVVCNMSFQEMQNKFPDEGNHLRDYCADSILLQVLLINGYGFSDLSFPHISFREKAEDTSVGWSLGYMLSLSNLLPAENVLVKKTLRPDAWRAAVFLFSVLLIASIFFLLRTYQKNATKLCC is encoded by the exons ATG TATGGAATAGTCATGGACGCTGGATCCTCTCATACTTCTGTGTTCATCTACAAATGGCCAGCAGACAAGCAGAACGGTACTGGCATAGTCAGTCAACACAGCGAGTGTCATGTGAAGG GAGGTGGGATCTCCAGTTATGCTGGTAACAGAGGAGGAGCAGCCCATGGTCTTGAGGAATGCATGGAAAAAGCCATGCAGGAGATCCCAAAGTCAAGACACAAACTCACCCCTGTGTATCTTGGGGCCACAGCAGGCATGAGACTACTGAA TATTTCTAAACCCAAAGAGTCAGATGAGGTTTTGAAGGAAGTGGCAGACAAACTGAAGACCTACCCATTCAGCTTCAAAGGGGCCAACATATTAAGTGGACAAGAGGAGGGAGCTTATGGATGGGTCACAGTCAACTACCTGCTTGAGAAATTTATTACG TATGGTTTTGTGGGTCAGTGGCTGTCTCCAGGCAAGGACACGGTTGGTGCTCTAGACTTGGGTGGAGCTTCTACTCAGATCACCTTTGAAACTAAACAGATAGTGGAGAACAAGGACAATCTGATGAAACTGAGGCTGTACGGACGAGACTATCAGATTTATACTCAGAGCTTTCTGTGTTATGGGAGAGATCAGGTGTTACTCAGACTGCTGGCACTTCTGATGAAG ACTCAGGGTTCAGACCGCTCCATAGTTCACCCCTGCTATCCTGCAGGTTACAGTGACTCCATAAAGCTGAGCAGTGTGTTTGATACTCCATGCAATAAAAGACCAACTCTGTATAAACCTGATGACGACCTGCAAATCAAAGGCACAGGAAACTACGATCAATGCCTGGGAAATGTTTCTCGTCTCTTCTCTTTTAACAACTGTTCTTATTCAAGATGCCCCTTTGATGGAGTCTTCCAGCCCAACATTACTGGAAACTTTATG GCGTTTTCTGCTTTTTTCTACACTCATTCGTTCCTCCAGAAAGCTGCAGGCATCACCGTCACGTCTCCAGCAGATTTAGAGGACGCCATCCGTGTTGTCTGCAACATGAGCTTTCAGGAG atGCAGAATAAGTTTCCTGATGAGGGAAACCATTTGAGGGATTACTGTGCAGATTCCATCCTTCTGCAGGTGCTCCTGATCAATGGATATGGCTTCAGTGATCTCTCCTTCCCACACATCTCCTTTCGGGAGAAA GCTGAAGACACTTCTGTCGGCTGGTCCCTTGGCTACATGCTAAGTTTAAGCAACTTGCTGcctgctgaaaatgtgcttgTGAAAAAAACACTGCGCCCAGATGCCTGGCGTGCTGCCGTCTTCCTCTTCTCAGTCCTTCTTATTGCGTCTATATTTTTCCTGCTGCGAACCTACCAAAAGAATGCCACTAAATTATGTTGTTGA